A window of the Microbacterium sp. AZCO genome harbors these coding sequences:
- a CDS encoding trypsin-like peptidase domain-containing protein — MDDDSVLDAYSRAVTAVAASVLPSVAAVSVRTPRGAGGGSASVISTDGHLLTSAHVVEGANRVSVAFADGTELPASVVGSDVLSDLAVLRADGETPAPVPWGDASALQVGQLVVALGNPLGLAGSVTAGIVSALGRSLPTRAGRVIDEVIQTDAALNPGNSGGVLADSRGRMIGVNTAVAGIGLGLAVPINPTTRAIIDSLLVAGRVRRAWLGVAGAQVPLAPAVAAKVGAKTGMQVASVVEGSPADHAGARRGDIVIALDGQPITTVTGVQRQMVEGAIGRRMEMTLWRNGALVDVVVEPEELRTP, encoded by the coding sequence GTGGACGACGACTCGGTGCTGGATGCGTACTCGCGAGCGGTGACGGCGGTCGCGGCATCCGTGCTCCCCTCCGTCGCGGCCGTCTCGGTGCGCACTCCGCGGGGTGCGGGAGGAGGAAGTGCGTCCGTGATCTCGACCGACGGCCATCTGCTCACGAGCGCCCACGTCGTGGAGGGCGCGAATCGGGTCTCGGTCGCCTTCGCCGACGGCACGGAGCTGCCGGCGTCCGTGGTCGGCAGCGACGTCCTCTCCGACCTCGCGGTGCTGCGCGCGGACGGCGAGACTCCGGCACCCGTGCCGTGGGGCGACGCCTCAGCGCTGCAGGTCGGGCAGCTGGTCGTCGCCCTCGGCAATCCGCTCGGGCTCGCCGGCAGCGTGACGGCGGGAATCGTGTCCGCGCTCGGGCGCTCGCTGCCCACGCGAGCCGGGCGCGTCATCGACGAGGTGATCCAGACGGATGCCGCGCTCAACCCCGGCAACAGCGGCGGGGTCCTCGCGGACAGCCGCGGGCGCATGATCGGCGTCAACACGGCGGTGGCCGGAATCGGTCTCGGGCTCGCCGTGCCGATCAATCCGACGACGCGCGCCATCATCGACTCGCTGCTCGTGGCGGGGCGGGTGCGGCGCGCGTGGCTCGGCGTCGCGGGAGCGCAGGTGCCCCTCGCGCCGGCGGTCGCCGCGAAGGTGGGCGCGAAGACGGGGATGCAGGTCGCGTCCGTGGTGGAAGGAAGCCCCGCCGACCACGCCGGCGCGCGTCGCGGCGACATCGTGATCGCGCTCGACGGCCAGCCCATCACGACGGTGACGGGCGTGCAGCGTCAGATGGTCGAGGGCGCGATCGGCCGGCGCATGGAGATGACGCTCTGGCGCAACGGAGCCCTCGTCGACGTCGTGGTGGAGCCGGAGGAGCTCCGGACGCCCTGA
- the dnaB gene encoding replicative DNA helicase: MSIADISDERLGGPREPERTPPHDLLAEQSALGGMLLSKDAVADVIETLRGTDFYVPKHELIFEAILTLYSHGEPTDVVAVTDELIKNGELQRAGGADYLHSLTSIVPTAANAGYYASIVNERALLRRLVDAGTRIVQMGYSGQGEALDLVNNAQAEIYSVTGAEAAEDYVPLTVAVDAAVDEIEAARGRDGQMTGIPTGFSGLDQLTNGLHPGQMIIIAARPAMGKALALDTPLPTPTGWTTMGSVQVGDELYDADGRPTRVVAATEVMVGRPCYEIEFSDGSKIIADAEHQWVTETRASRRSNRIGPAVVTTEQMLATLTVGAEARANHSVRNARALEAPDADLPVAPYALGAWLGDGHTDGARITSESDEIPRRIARDGLRVESRGGMLYSIQLLERTALVRACEVCGVEFTARTPHVRTCGRTCGPKNKGAHPERLSCPDCGETYSGEAWQCARCYRDHGSFTALLRQAGVLGDKHVPRAYLRASEAQRRELLAGLLDTDGTVVRGVGACQFAVTNKKLADSVYELIVSLGYRCGRTTKRVKGRSEASSTCYILNFSTTDDVFWLQRKRELHAAERPADTIRTGRRYVTAIRAIESVPVRCVQVDNADHLYLAGESMIPTHNSTLALDFARAAAIKADMPTIFFSLEMGRSEIAMRLLSAEGAIPLQSMRKGTLDSRDWTTIAATRGRINDAPLYIDDSPNMTLVEIRAKCRRLKQRAGLKMVVIDYLQLMTSGKRVESRQQEVSEFSRALKLLAKELGVPVVALSQLNRGAEQRADKKPALSDLRESGSIEQDADMVVLLHREAAYEKDSPRAGEADLIVAKHRNGPTDTITVAFQGHFSRFTDMAVGM; encoded by the coding sequence ATGTCGATCGCCGACATCTCCGACGAGCGTCTCGGTGGACCGCGCGAGCCTGAGCGCACGCCGCCGCACGACCTCCTCGCGGAGCAGAGCGCGCTCGGCGGCATGCTGTTGTCGAAGGACGCCGTCGCCGACGTCATCGAGACGCTCCGCGGCACCGACTTCTACGTCCCGAAGCACGAGCTCATCTTCGAGGCCATCCTCACGCTCTACTCGCACGGCGAGCCGACCGACGTCGTCGCCGTCACCGACGAGCTGATCAAGAACGGCGAGCTGCAGCGCGCCGGCGGGGCAGATTACCTCCACAGCCTCACCTCGATCGTGCCCACGGCGGCCAATGCCGGGTACTACGCCTCGATCGTCAACGAGCGGGCGCTGCTGCGACGCCTGGTCGACGCCGGCACGCGCATCGTCCAGATGGGCTACTCGGGACAGGGCGAGGCGCTCGACCTCGTCAACAACGCGCAGGCCGAGATCTACTCCGTCACGGGAGCCGAAGCCGCCGAGGACTACGTGCCTCTCACCGTCGCCGTCGACGCGGCCGTGGACGAGATCGAGGCCGCCCGCGGTCGCGACGGCCAGATGACCGGCATCCCGACCGGCTTCTCGGGCCTCGACCAGCTGACGAACGGCCTGCACCCCGGCCAGATGATCATCATCGCCGCGCGGCCGGCTATGGGTAAGGCTCTCGCCCTCGACACCCCGCTTCCCACCCCCACCGGCTGGACGACGATGGGTTCCGTCCAGGTGGGTGACGAGCTCTACGACGCGGACGGCCGACCGACGCGGGTCGTCGCGGCGACAGAGGTCATGGTCGGCCGGCCCTGCTATGAGATCGAGTTCTCCGACGGATCGAAGATCATCGCCGACGCCGAGCACCAGTGGGTGACCGAGACCCGGGCCTCGCGCCGGTCCAATCGCATCGGTCCGGCGGTCGTCACCACCGAGCAGATGCTGGCGACGCTCACGGTGGGAGCGGAGGCGCGCGCCAATCACTCGGTGCGCAATGCGCGAGCCCTCGAGGCGCCCGACGCGGATCTGCCGGTCGCGCCCTACGCTCTCGGCGCGTGGCTCGGCGATGGGCACACCGACGGAGCCCGCATCACGAGCGAGTCCGATGAGATTCCGCGCCGCATCGCGCGTGATGGGCTGCGCGTCGAGTCACGGGGCGGGATGCTCTACTCGATCCAGCTCCTCGAGCGCACGGCGCTCGTCCGAGCCTGCGAGGTCTGCGGCGTCGAGTTCACGGCGCGGACTCCGCACGTCCGCACGTGCGGTCGCACCTGCGGGCCCAAGAACAAGGGCGCGCATCCCGAGCGTCTCTCATGCCCCGACTGCGGTGAGACGTATTCAGGCGAAGCCTGGCAGTGCGCGCGGTGCTACCGCGACCACGGCTCATTCACGGCGCTTCTGCGGCAGGCCGGTGTGCTCGGCGACAAGCACGTGCCGCGGGCGTATCTGCGGGCATCCGAGGCCCAGCGCCGCGAGCTGCTGGCGGGTCTCCTCGACACGGACGGCACCGTTGTGCGGGGAGTCGGCGCCTGCCAGTTCGCTGTGACGAACAAGAAGCTCGCCGACTCGGTCTACGAGCTGATCGTCAGTCTCGGCTACCGCTGCGGGCGCACGACCAAGCGCGTCAAGGGGCGCTCCGAGGCGTCATCCACCTGCTACATCCTCAACTTCTCGACGACCGACGACGTGTTCTGGCTCCAGCGGAAACGCGAGCTGCACGCGGCGGAGCGTCCGGCCGACACGATCCGAACCGGCCGTCGCTATGTCACGGCGATCCGCGCGATCGAGAGCGTCCCCGTGCGCTGTGTGCAGGTCGACAACGCCGACCACCTCTATCTCGCCGGCGAGTCGATGATCCCGACCCACAACTCGACGCTGGCTCTCGATTTCGCGCGCGCCGCGGCTATCAAAGCCGACATGCCGACGATCTTCTTCTCGCTCGAGATGGGGCGCAGCGAGATCGCGATGCGCCTGCTCAGCGCCGAGGGCGCCATCCCCCTGCAGAGCATGCGCAAGGGCACCCTCGACTCGCGCGACTGGACGACGATCGCCGCCACCCGCGGCCGCATCAACGACGCGCCGCTCTACATCGACGACAGCCCCAACATGACGCTCGTCGAGATCCGCGCCAAGTGCCGACGCCTCAAGCAGCGCGCAGGACTCAAGATGGTCGTCATCGACTATCTGCAGCTCATGACGTCGGGCAAGCGGGTCGAGTCGCGCCAGCAGGAGGTCTCCGAGTTCTCGCGCGCGCTCAAGCTCCTCGCGAAGGAGCTCGGGGTACCCGTCGTCGCGCTGTCGCAGCTGAACCGTGGCGCCGAGCAGCGCGCCGACAAGAAGCCCGCGCTGTCCGATCTGCGCGAGTCGGGCTCGATCGAGCAGGACGCCGACATGGTGGTGCTCCTGCATCGAGAGGCGGCCTACGAGAAGGACAGTCCGCGCGCGGGCGAGGCCGACCTCATCGTCGCCAAGCACCGCAACGGCCCGACCGACACGATCACGGTCGCCTTCCAGGGCCACTTCTCCCGCTTCACCGACATGGCCGTGGGAATGTAG
- a CDS encoding dihydrofolate reductase family protein: MLIYSMGVSADGFISDREGGFDWGAPDEELFAFHLERVAGLGAHVSGRRLYEAMLPWETDPAMRATPLYARFADVWSELPKVVFSRTLDRVEGNARLAEASLPDELSTVLAGTGRNVEVGGATLAAQAIEAGFVDEFRIFRYPIVVGGGTPFFPPLARQIPLELLESRTFQSRVVYERYRRAPHD; this comes from the coding sequence ATGCTGATCTATTCGATGGGCGTATCGGCCGACGGGTTCATCAGCGACCGGGAGGGCGGCTTCGACTGGGGCGCGCCCGACGAGGAGCTCTTCGCGTTCCATCTCGAGCGGGTCGCGGGGCTCGGCGCGCACGTCTCAGGGCGACGTCTCTACGAGGCGATGCTCCCGTGGGAGACCGACCCGGCGATGCGGGCGACGCCACTGTACGCCCGGTTCGCCGACGTCTGGTCCGAGCTTCCCAAGGTCGTCTTCAGCCGCACCCTCGACCGCGTCGAGGGGAACGCGCGGCTCGCCGAGGCATCCCTCCCCGACGAATTGTCGACAGTGCTCGCCGGCACCGGCCGGAACGTCGAGGTCGGCGGCGCGACGCTCGCCGCCCAGGCGATCGAGGCGGGCTTCGTCGACGAGTTCCGGATCTTCCGCTACCCGATCGTGGTCGGCGGGGGCACGCCGTTCTTCCCGCCGCTCGCCCGGCAGATCCCGCTCGAGCTGCTCGAGTCGCGCACCTTCCAGTCGCGGGTCGTCTACGAGCGATACCGGCGCGCGCCCCACGACTGA
- a CDS encoding HNH endonuclease signature motif containing protein, which yields MPRPLFITLLIALPIILGGATQNGWVFVITLAAVLIANPIIRTIRKNRYFGSEQFQGLKAEVTSIVAEHNDVVNYVAEIRSQGSFELGASTTGQHAHLASFQNTSAWNNRRDRNVAEYAPHVHNASLQVIRNASQEPIKYLMKYFGIKADQATLADVQRVSNDIARLEEAVGNVHGREADIAAKINPPKFIMKHYANEFWDQVGVHLSPIHVPYPKYKFQYTSAGGNAGQVTNIELNSPTLEALSETLVEKIRWTKSAAGQRALMTTRLRNGIKSRDNYTCLQCGISVAEEPHLLLEVDHIMPVSKGGLSVPENLQTLCWRCNRTKGAKIIG from the coding sequence ATGCCGAGACCACTCTTCATAACCCTGCTCATCGCGCTGCCGATCATCTTGGGCGGAGCGACCCAGAACGGCTGGGTGTTCGTTATCACGCTCGCTGCGGTGCTCATCGCGAACCCGATCATTCGTACGATACGGAAGAATCGGTACTTCGGGTCGGAGCAGTTCCAGGGTCTCAAGGCGGAGGTGACTTCAATCGTCGCCGAGCACAACGACGTAGTGAACTATGTCGCTGAGATCCGATCGCAGGGATCATTCGAGCTGGGCGCCTCGACTACCGGGCAGCACGCGCACCTGGCGTCGTTCCAGAACACCTCGGCATGGAACAACCGGCGTGACCGGAACGTCGCTGAGTATGCCCCGCACGTGCACAACGCCTCGCTGCAGGTCATCCGAAACGCAAGCCAGGAGCCGATCAAGTACCTAATGAAGTACTTCGGGATCAAGGCAGATCAGGCAACTCTTGCCGATGTCCAGCGAGTCTCGAACGACATCGCCCGGCTTGAAGAAGCCGTCGGCAACGTGCACGGTCGCGAGGCCGACATCGCGGCGAAGATCAATCCGCCGAAGTTCATCATGAAGCACTACGCGAACGAGTTCTGGGACCAGGTCGGGGTGCACCTGTCGCCCATCCACGTTCCGTACCCCAAATACAAGTTTCAGTACACCTCGGCGGGTGGAAATGCCGGCCAGGTGACGAACATCGAACTCAACTCTCCGACACTCGAAGCGCTCTCAGAGACACTTGTCGAGAAGATCCGCTGGACGAAATCTGCAGCCGGCCAGCGTGCGCTGATGACCACGCGCCTTCGCAACGGCATCAAGTCGCGCGACAACTACACCTGCCTTCAGTGCGGTATCTCGGTGGCCGAGGAACCGCACCTGCTCCTCGAGGTTGACCACATCATGCCTGTCTCGAAGGGTGGTCTTAGCGTGCCCGAGAACTTGCAGACTCTCTGCTGGCGATGCAACCGCACCAAGGGCGCAAAGATCATCGGCTGA
- a CDS encoding dihydrofolate reductase family protein translates to MGRLIVVQFITLDGVVEDPDGSDGTPFGGWAMRFGPQGVAGDKFRLGGILQSGVLLFGRRTWEHFSTLWPRRDDEFSRAMNRAAKAVVTSRPIDPDQWTNSAAVPAPLDDWVTGTLASRDIVVIGSGSVIAQLREANLIDEYRLLTFPLATGAGRTLFPDAAELALRSVEHVGPACLTIFSTRVPLPVSAT, encoded by the coding sequence ATGGGACGGTTGATCGTCGTGCAGTTCATCACGCTCGACGGAGTGGTCGAAGACCCCGACGGCAGCGACGGCACGCCGTTCGGCGGCTGGGCGATGCGCTTCGGACCGCAGGGGGTCGCAGGCGACAAGTTCCGGCTCGGCGGCATCCTCCAATCAGGTGTGCTGCTCTTCGGGCGTCGCACGTGGGAGCACTTCTCGACTCTCTGGCCGCGACGCGACGACGAGTTCTCGCGGGCGATGAACCGTGCCGCGAAGGCCGTCGTGACGAGTCGGCCCATCGACCCGGATCAGTGGACGAACTCCGCGGCGGTGCCGGCGCCTCTCGATGACTGGGTCACTGGCACCCTCGCCAGTCGCGACATCGTCGTGATCGGCAGCGGGTCAGTCATCGCGCAGCTGCGCGAGGCCAACCTCATCGACGAGTACCGTCTGCTCACCTTCCCGCTCGCGACGGGCGCGGGGAGAACGCTGTTCCCGGATGCCGCGGAGCTTGCACTCCGATCGGTGGAGCACGTCGGACCGGCGTGCCTGACGATCTTTTCGACGCGCGTGCCGCTCCCGGTCAGCGCCACGTGA
- a CDS encoding RNA polymerase subunit sigma-70, translating to MAAFDEGDLAGIRRGLLGYCYQLLGSPFDAEDAAHDALERIWRSRDSFSPERASFSTWCYRIAHNVCIDRLRAAPRRPLPRDLRDPGLEVGAPLVPALDVPWLMPAPAGWGIPSDVEDRVERRSDVRLAVTAMLQTLSPLQRGAFVLRDVIGLAAAEAAVALDTSVAAVNSALQRARAAVQEGTVRPHDLAPSAVERYAQAIERADVAALAALVADDVVFEMPPVPQWSRGRAPFAAFMAHLFEWRGTSWSTALTSANGQPGFLLYRVTAEGREPHTLQLFDGDSAIDHVLVYQDPRLFGLFEAALPEETRDVR from the coding sequence GTGGCGGCGTTCGACGAAGGCGACCTGGCGGGCATCCGGCGCGGACTGCTCGGCTACTGCTACCAGCTGCTCGGATCTCCGTTCGACGCGGAGGATGCCGCGCACGACGCCCTGGAGCGCATCTGGCGGTCGCGCGACTCCTTCTCGCCCGAGCGCGCGAGCTTCTCCACGTGGTGCTACCGGATCGCGCACAACGTGTGCATCGACCGCCTCCGCGCTGCTCCGCGGCGGCCTCTTCCCCGTGACCTCCGGGATCCCGGTCTCGAGGTCGGCGCACCGCTCGTCCCGGCGCTGGACGTGCCGTGGCTCATGCCGGCGCCGGCGGGGTGGGGCATCCCGTCCGATGTCGAAGACCGTGTGGAGCGGCGCTCCGACGTGCGACTCGCCGTCACGGCGATGCTCCAGACGCTGTCGCCGCTGCAGCGCGGCGCCTTCGTGCTGCGCGATGTCATCGGGCTCGCGGCGGCCGAGGCCGCGGTCGCGCTCGACACCTCCGTCGCCGCGGTGAACTCGGCGCTGCAACGCGCCCGCGCGGCGGTGCAGGAGGGCACGGTCCGCCCGCACGACCTCGCACCCTCCGCCGTCGAGCGGTACGCGCAGGCGATCGAGCGTGCGGATGTCGCGGCCCTCGCCGCTCTCGTGGCCGATGACGTCGTCTTCGAGATGCCGCCGGTGCCGCAGTGGTCGCGCGGGCGCGCGCCGTTCGCCGCGTTCATGGCGCATCTCTTCGAGTGGCGGGGAACGTCGTGGTCCACCGCGCTCACCTCCGCGAACGGGCAGCCGGGCTTCCTCCTGTACCGCGTCACGGCCGAGGGCCGCGAGCCGCACACACTGCAGCTGTTCGACGGAGACAGCGCGATCGACCATGTGCTCGTGTACCAGGACCCTCGCCTGTTCGGGCTGTTCGAGGCGGCGCTCCCGGAGGAGACCCGGGACGTGCGATGA
- a CDS encoding NADPH-dependent FMN reductase, translating into MAYQVGYFVGSLSSRSINRILSQALIALAPDDLEFSEISIRDLPLYSPDYDEDYPPQARELKEAIAASDAVLFVTPEYNRSIPGALKNAIDWASRPYGKNSFDHIPAAVIGASIGSLGTALAQQSLRAVLSFCNARQMTAPEAYVKFHREDFGNDGTVTNEKTAEFLRAYMAEFREHIQRVLTVLPRS; encoded by the coding sequence ATGGCATATCAGGTGGGGTACTTCGTCGGCAGTCTGTCGTCGCGGTCGATCAACCGCATCCTCTCGCAGGCGCTCATCGCGCTCGCGCCGGACGACCTCGAGTTCAGCGAGATCTCGATCCGCGACCTGCCGCTCTATAGCCCCGATTACGACGAGGACTACCCTCCGCAGGCGCGCGAGCTCAAAGAGGCGATCGCCGCATCGGATGCCGTGCTCTTCGTGACGCCCGAATACAACCGGTCGATCCCCGGCGCGCTGAAGAACGCGATCGACTGGGCGTCGCGACCGTACGGCAAGAACTCGTTCGACCACATCCCCGCCGCCGTCATCGGGGCGTCGATCGGCTCGCTCGGCACGGCGCTCGCCCAGCAGAGCCTGCGCGCCGTCCTGAGCTTCTGCAATGCCCGGCAGATGACGGCACCCGAGGCGTACGTGAAGTTCCACCGCGAGGACTTCGGCAACGACGGCACCGTGACGAACGAGAAGACGGCGGAGTTCCTGCGGGCGTACATGGCCGAGTTCCGCGAGCACATCCAGCGCGTGCTGACGGTGCTCCCGCGCAGCTGA